The genome window CCGTCGTCGGCGGCGACGATCAGCACGACGATGTCGGTGACCGCGGCGCCGCGGGAGCGCATGGCCGTGAAGGCCTCGTGACCGGGGGTGTCGATGAAGACCACCGGACCTTGGTTGGTGTCGACCCGGTAGGCGCCGATGTGCTGGGTGATGCCGCCGGCCTCGCCCTCGGCCACGCGGGCCTCGCGAATCTTGTCGAGCAGCGAAGTCTTGCCGTGGTCGACGTGACCCATGATGGTCACGACGGGCGGACGCGGCTTGAGGTCCTCGGGCTTGTCCTCGCTCTGCTGGCGAAGGATTTCGTCTTCCTGAAGGCCCACGCGCTCGACTTCAAAGTCGTACTGCGCGGCGAGCAGTTCTGCAGTCTCACGGTCGATGGCCTGGTTGGCCGTGACCATGACACCCATGCCCATGAGTTCGCGGATCAGTTCGGCCGATTTCACGCCCATGGCGGTCGCCATTTCGGCGAGCGTGATCGAGTCTTCGATACGAATCGGCTTCTTCTGCGTCGGCGGCTTGGTACCGCTGGAGTTTTTCTTGGCTGCGCCGCGGCGCTTGCCCTTCCGGCGCGCACCGGCATCGCGGCCGCTGGGAAGGATCTCTGCATCGACGAACCCGCGACGCTTGCGGATGACGCGCTTGGTCTCGTTCCAGTCGGCTTCGTCGCGGACGCCTTCGCGCCCCTTCTTGCCCTTGCGGCCCTTCTTGCGAGCCTCGGCGGCTTCGTCGGGAACGCCGCCGGGCGCGGTAATCGAGGTCGGAGCTGCTTCCG of Chrysiogenia bacterium contains these proteins:
- a CDS encoding translation initiation factor IF-2 N-terminal domain-containing protein, encoding MANKRVHEIAKETGLKSKDVMEKLEQMGIAARTASSSITTDQYEAFKNRFPKLYEGGAGTGAPPIAGKERVVTVVRSDQESQVTEQVTERRVSRTVIRRRSRGDEAPEPQAAQPEQAAAAESQAAGGESEESPRLLRVTEAPKVERPKIELPEEKPAAPTPEELAAQAAEPEAPVAAEPEAPAAEAPRAEAPQAAPEPEERPIVDVVDPDAPRLKIIESVRTTFKPRVEAAPPPPPEAAPTSITAPGGVPDEAAEARKKGRKGKKGREGVRDEADWNETKRVIRKRRGFVDAEILPSGRDAGARRKGKRRGAAKKNSSGTKPPTQKKPIRIEDSITLAEMATAMGVKSAELIRELMGMGVMVTANQAIDRETAELLAAQYDFEVERVGLQEDEILRQQSEDKPEDLKPRPPVVTIMGHVDHGKTSLLDKIREARVAEGEAGGITQHIGAYRVDTNQGPVVFIDTPGHEAFTAMRSRGAAVTDIVVLIVAADDG